A single Pristis pectinata isolate sPriPec2 chromosome 6, sPriPec2.1.pri, whole genome shotgun sequence DNA region contains:
- the LOC127571210 gene encoding MKRN2 opposite strand protein-like isoform X2 translates to MPREYDGKADLHVGISNTGGVVYNYIETGVQRDDCGWEECISVPLVQPDMYNLINQWDLYLEQFSTADVWLPNRYNEYEHNCYSYALTFINRVLVAQSKRQLSRMEFTERFVVPRTKRASKYITLYRELCRSYFYIADDSQTEEFSSQL, encoded by the exons AGAATATGATGGAAAAGCTGACCTTCATGTTGGTATCTCAAATACTGGGG GAGTTGTGTACAATTACATTGAAACTGGTGTCCagagagatgattgtggttgGGAGGAATGTATTTCTGTTCCACTGGTACAACCAGACATGTACAACTTAATTAACCAGTGGGATCTTTATTTGGAGCAATTCTCCACTGCCGATGTGTGGCTACCAAACAG GTATAATGAATATGAGCACAACTGCTACTCCTATGCATTGACCTTCATCAATCGTGTCCTGGTAGCACAAAGTAAGCGGCAGCTGAGCAGGATGGAATTTACTGAGAGGTTTGTGGTTCCACGGACAAAGAGAGCCTCCAAATACATCACACTTTATCGAGAGTTATGCAGAAGCTACTTTTATATTGCAGATGACTCACAAACTGAAGAATTTAGCAGCCAgttgtaa